One window of the Drosophila ananassae strain 14024-0371.13 chromosome 4 unlocalized genomic scaffold, ASM1763931v2 tig00000054, whole genome shotgun sequence genome contains the following:
- the LOC6502706 gene encoding uncharacterized protein LOC6502706 isoform X3, whose protein sequence is MSARKYSSWEKHRHEEQYLKYIAKLKFIPEEIKPKSIEEKLFEPNIARISLSPRPISNTLRIKDVKNWLFLATIILFVSAQFVYGQEDAESYKKFFNSSGRPEYNIFSSNFNANALPDPDRIDVNSNLNKIEVNEASLKRYSSFNSSKIDIFSNAQTVSMNRNILLNFDNMLQRQLREKARLDSLESIKMHILMRLNLKQLPNITKPIPVPQNIIDNFYKDYNVSSQNVISNHAFRNIKRNVSQLRGANIEDFKDNESTQMQGDSSNTVNEFPNIYKRESNEKNIKRKIPTNIKTDDYESVLSQISSIYIFPERSYLHTLDVFKDTVNSPSVVIFYLCMRIRKE, encoded by the coding sequence ATGTCGGCCAGGAAGTATAGTAGCTGGGAAAAACATAGACATGAAGAACaatatcttaaatatattgctaaattaaaatttattcctGAAGAAATTAAACCGAAATCCATAGAGGAAAAGTTGTTCGAACCCAATATTGCGCGAATTTCTCTTTCGCCACGACCTATTTCCAATACATTAAGAATCAAAGATGTAAAAAATTGGTTGTTTCTCGCAACAATTATTCTGTTTGTATCTGCTCAATTTGTTTATGGACAAGAGGATGCTGAAAGCTACAAAAAGTTTTTCAATTCCAGTGGAAGACCCGAATATAACATATTTAGCTcaaattttaatgcaaatgcGCTTCCCGACCCAGATCGGATTGATGTTAActcgaatttaaataaaatcgaagTAAATGAAGCGAGCTTAAAAAGGTATAGCTCATTCAATTCGTCAAAAATTGACATATTTTCCAATGCTCAAACAGTTTCGATGAACCGCAATATTTTGCTCAATTTTGATAATATGCTACAACGGCAATTGCGAGAGAAAGCAAGGTTAGACAGTTTGGAGTCTATAAAAATGCATATACTTATGCGATTAAATCTTAAACAACTTCCAAATATAACAAAACCTATACCTGTGCCGCAAAATATAATAGATAACTTTTATAAAGACTACAATGTATCTTCTCAAAATGTAATATCGAACCATGCATTTCGAAATATTAAACGAAATGTTAGTCAGCTTCGCGGTGCAAATATCGAAGATTTTAAGGACAACGAATCTACCCAAATGCAAGGGGATAGTTCTAATACTGTAAATGAGTTcccaaatatttataaaagagAGTCCAAcgaaaaaaacatcaaaagaAAAATTCCAACAAATATCAAAACCGATGATTATGAAAGTGTTCTTTCACAAATCAGCAGCATTTACATCTTTCCTGAAC
- the LOC6502706 gene encoding uncharacterized protein LOC6502706 isoform X4, with product MSARKYSSWEKHRHEEQYLKYIAKLKFIPEEIKPKSIEEKLFEPNIARISLSPRPISNTLRIKDVKNWLFLATIILFVSAQFVYGQEDAESYKKFFNSSGRPEYNIFSSNFNANALPDPDRIDVNSNLNKIEVNEASLKRYSSFNSSKIDIFSNAQTVSMNRNILLNFDNMLQRQLREKARLDSLESIKMHILMRLNLKQLPNITKPIPVPQNIIDNFYKDYNVSSQNVISNHAFRNIKRNVSQLRGANIEDFKDNESTQMQGDSSNTVNEFPNIYKRESNEKNIKRKIPTNIKTDDYESVLSQISSIYIFPEPI from the coding sequence ATGTCGGCCAGGAAGTATAGTAGCTGGGAAAAACATAGACATGAAGAACaatatcttaaatatattgctaaattaaaatttattcctGAAGAAATTAAACCGAAATCCATAGAGGAAAAGTTGTTCGAACCCAATATTGCGCGAATTTCTCTTTCGCCACGACCTATTTCCAATACATTAAGAATCAAAGATGTAAAAAATTGGTTGTTTCTCGCAACAATTATTCTGTTTGTATCTGCTCAATTTGTTTATGGACAAGAGGATGCTGAAAGCTACAAAAAGTTTTTCAATTCCAGTGGAAGACCCGAATATAACATATTTAGCTcaaattttaatgcaaatgcGCTTCCCGACCCAGATCGGATTGATGTTAActcgaatttaaataaaatcgaagTAAATGAAGCGAGCTTAAAAAGGTATAGCTCATTCAATTCGTCAAAAATTGACATATTTTCCAATGCTCAAACAGTTTCGATGAACCGCAATATTTTGCTCAATTTTGATAATATGCTACAACGGCAATTGCGAGAGAAAGCAAGGTTAGACAGTTTGGAGTCTATAAAAATGCATATACTTATGCGATTAAATCTTAAACAACTTCCAAATATAACAAAACCTATACCTGTGCCGCAAAATATAATAGATAACTTTTATAAAGACTACAATGTATCTTCTCAAAATGTAATATCGAACCATGCATTTCGAAATATTAAACGAAATGTTAGTCAGCTTCGCGGTGCAAATATCGAAGATTTTAAGGACAACGAATCTACCCAAATGCAAGGGGATAGTTCTAATACTGTAAATGAGTTcccaaatatttataaaagagAGTCCAAcgaaaaaaacatcaaaagaAAAATTCCAACAAATATCAAAACCGATGATTATGAAAGTGTTCTTTCACAAATCAGCAGCATTTACATCTTTCCTGAAC
- the LOC116656378 gene encoding uncharacterized protein LOC116656378 has translation MKVYLPTWFQIKMSDSITDGARHVFTMIKNSRYLPKRLLKVVDPVIQHNAYFAHPENLLLSMLTDENLNVRKIGLQRILKAREKTPTAETSVRSFLLPKLNFNATKYYEMIDWSSTVVSPPPVLRNVSNAVLVSSIDNQLSIGQSNLLSFPCHTQAVERTVKLVTEASKKFA, from the exons ATGAAAGTGTATTTACCTACTtggtttcaaataaaaatgagtGATTCAATAACAGATGGTGCGAGACATGTCTTCACTATGATTAAAAATTCTCGATACTTGCCAAAACGTCTTTTAAAAGTAGTTGATCCTGTAATTCAACACAATGCTTATTTCGCGCATCCTGAAAATTTGCTTTTGTCTATGCTCACAGATGAAAATCTTAATGTACGTAAGATCGGGTTGCAAAGAATTTTAAAAGCCAGAGAGAAGACTCCTACTGCGGAGACTTCGGTGCGCTCGTTCCTTTTGCCAAAACTAAACTTTAATGCCACTAAGTACTATGAAATGATCGACTGGTCTTCTACAGTAgtatcacctcctccagtactTAGGAATGTGTCAAATGCAGTTTTGGTATCTTCCATTGATAACCAACTATCAATCGGTCAAAGCAACTTGCTAAGCTTTCCATGCCACACTCAAGCAGTAGAGCGAACTGTTAAGCTTGTTACTGAAGCGTCGAAGAAG TTTGCCTAA